In a single window of the Blastopirellula retiformator genome:
- a CDS encoding DUF4253 domain-containing protein, which translates to MTLDEAAALLAQISGQEFRPYSTVNFGRDENEAGRSVVVSLDRAFEILGEIRPQLGPGILAFVGCTRSLDEGADPEASEVVVACGESQFDIPRIAMTDAANFDMDTADLVTKLQAYDSQYGIDIFHAESDTIQFRFEQLPDDIAAFCEDVYEFCPDIVDQGIGTVEALQDAVAQTSVVYLWWD; encoded by the coding sequence ATGACGCTTGATGAAGCCGCCGCGCTACTCGCCCAAATCTCTGGTCAAGAATTTCGCCCCTATTCGACCGTCAATTTTGGTCGCGATGAAAATGAAGCGGGGCGATCGGTCGTCGTCTCGCTCGATCGAGCGTTCGAGATCCTAGGCGAAATTCGTCCGCAGCTTGGCCCCGGCATCCTCGCCTTCGTCGGCTGCACCCGATCTCTGGATGAAGGCGCCGATCCAGAGGCGAGCGAGGTGGTCGTCGCTTGCGGAGAAAGCCAATTCGACATCCCCCGCATCGCCATGACCGACGCGGCCAACTTTGACATGGATACTGCAGATCTGGTGACGAAGCTGCAGGCGTACGATTCGCAATACGGCATCGATATCTTCCACGCCGAAAGCGACACCATCCAGTTCCGCTTTGAACAGTTGCCCGATGACATCGCGGCCTTTTGCGAGGACGTGTACGAGTTCTGTCCTGATATCGTCGATCAGGGGATCGGAACCGTCGAAGCGCTGCAGGACGCAGTTGCCCAAACCAGCGTCGTCTATCTGTGGTGGGATTAG
- a CDS encoding Gfo/Idh/MocA family protein → MIRVGLVGVGFMGWIHYLAYQKVRSMKLAAVSSRDPKRLKGDWRGIKGNFGPPGEKIDLSGVAGYSTYDELLADDSIDMVDLCLPPAIHAEYTIKAFEAGKHVLVEKPIAVSVADAKKMVKASQKTGKMLLTAHSLPFFPEYSFALKAARSGKYGKVLGGSFKRMISDPTWVDGFWDAEKVGGPMVDLQIHDSHWIRLLFGMPTAVTSQGRMRGGVVEYVSSQFEFEDKSLVVNLNAGVIDQPSRSFAHGFEIHFEEATMLFDFCVIDDQPVLSMPLTVIPKKGKSKQPKLAGGDPVEAFIAEMKEAASSIESGTPSEILSGEVAADALLLCYKQTEAVVKGRKMKV, encoded by the coding sequence ATGATTCGCGTTGGACTCGTCGGCGTCGGTTTCATGGGCTGGATTCACTATCTGGCCTACCAAAAAGTTCGTTCGATGAAACTGGCCGCCGTCAGCTCGCGCGATCCCAAACGTCTGAAAGGGGACTGGCGCGGCATCAAAGGGAACTTCGGTCCTCCTGGCGAAAAGATCGACCTGTCTGGGGTCGCTGGCTATTCGACGTACGACGAATTGCTCGCCGATGACTCAATCGACATGGTCGACCTCTGCCTGCCGCCGGCGATCCATGCCGAGTACACCATCAAGGCGTTTGAAGCAGGCAAGCACGTGCTGGTCGAAAAGCCGATCGCCGTCTCGGTCGCCGACGCCAAGAAGATGGTCAAAGCGTCGCAAAAGACCGGCAAGATGTTGTTGACCGCCCACTCGCTGCCGTTTTTCCCCGAGTACAGCTTCGCTTTGAAAGCGGCCCGTAGCGGCAAATATGGCAAGGTCCTCGGCGGCAGTTTCAAACGGATGATCTCGGACCCGACTTGGGTCGATGGTTTTTGGGACGCCGAGAAAGTTGGCGGCCCGATGGTCGACCTGCAGATCCACGACTCGCACTGGATTCGCTTGCTGTTTGGCATGCCGACCGCGGTCACCAGCCAAGGCCGGATGCGCGGCGGCGTGGTTGAATACGTTAGCTCGCAATTTGAGTTTGAAGACAAGAGCCTGGTCGTGAACCTCAACGCCGGCGTGATTGATCAACCGTCGCGCTCGTTCGCCCACGGCTTCGAGATTCACTTTGAAGAAGCGACGATGCTGTTCGACTTCTGCGTGATCGACGATCAGCCGGTCCTGTCGATGCCGCTGACGGTGATCCCGAAGAAGGGGAAATCAAAGCAGCCGAAACTGGCCGGCGGCGATCCGGTCGAAGCGTTCATCGCCGAGATGAAAGAAGCGGCTTCGTCGATCGAGTCAGGCACGCCGTCCGAGATCCTCTCGGGCGAAGTCGCCGCCGACGCACTGCTACTTTGCTACAAGCAGACCGAAGCGGTGGTCAAAGGTCGCAAGATGAAGGTGTAG
- a CDS encoding rhamnulokinase, with protein sequence MATKTYLAIDVGASSGRVLAGVFDGERIRLEELHRFENGPTHAAGGMYWDLLLLWKNIQEGLKSAKAKYGDDIVSMGVDTWGVDFSFLGDDGELLGNPRHYRDPRNKKAFDEALQIATREEIFAETGLQFLDFNSLYQLYAMRQADSSILDAATDFLMMPDIFHWLLTGEKGNEVTNVTTTQLYNPVTKGWSKKLIDKFRLPSVFKEILPTGTNLGKLRAEVAAATGIRTAEVILPGTHDTASAVAAVPAAQSSGKTPNWCYISSGTWSLMGVETTHPVINAKCAEYNFTNEGGVGGTTRLLKNIGGLWLVQECRRIWKEAGHEYSWSELVRMSEAATPLASLIDPDHASFSAPANMPQAIRDFCTRTGQTPPQSEGEVIRCALESLAMRYRQVHTWLQELTGGEINTIHIVGGGAQNALLSQFAADSCKCRVVAGPTEATAVGNLMTQAVALGDVGSLWDSREVVRNSFSVAEYQPRNTTAWDEAYGRFLNLLNK encoded by the coding sequence ATGGCGACCAAAACCTATTTAGCGATCGACGTCGGCGCGTCGAGCGGCCGCGTTCTGGCTGGCGTTTTTGATGGCGAGCGGATTCGCCTGGAAGAGCTCCACCGATTTGAGAATGGGCCAACCCACGCTGCTGGCGGGATGTACTGGGACCTCCTCCTCCTTTGGAAAAACATCCAGGAGGGGCTGAAAAGCGCCAAAGCGAAATATGGCGACGACATCGTCAGTATGGGGGTCGATACCTGGGGCGTCGATTTCTCGTTCCTCGGAGACGACGGCGAACTGCTGGGCAACCCCCGCCATTACCGCGATCCACGGAACAAGAAAGCGTTTGACGAAGCGCTACAGATTGCGACCCGCGAAGAAATCTTCGCCGAGACCGGACTGCAATTCCTCGATTTCAACTCCCTTTATCAGCTTTACGCGATGCGGCAGGCTGATAGCTCGATCCTGGATGCGGCCACCGACTTTTTGATGATGCCCGATATTTTCCATTGGCTGCTGACGGGCGAAAAAGGGAACGAAGTGACCAACGTCACCACAACGCAGCTCTACAATCCGGTCACCAAGGGATGGTCGAAGAAGCTGATCGACAAGTTTCGCCTCCCCAGCGTCTTCAAAGAGATCCTGCCGACCGGGACCAACCTGGGCAAGCTGCGGGCCGAAGTCGCCGCCGCGACCGGCATTCGCACCGCCGAGGTCATTTTGCCGGGCACGCATGACACCGCCAGCGCGGTGGCCGCGGTCCCCGCCGCGCAATCGTCGGGCAAGACGCCCAACTGGTGCTATATCTCCAGCGGCACTTGGAGCTTGATGGGAGTCGAAACGACCCACCCGGTGATCAATGCCAAATGTGCGGAGTACAACTTCACCAACGAAGGGGGCGTCGGCGGTACGACCCGACTCTTGAAGAACATCGGCGGCCTCTGGCTGGTCCAGGAATGCCGCCGCATCTGGAAAGAAGCAGGCCACGAGTACAGCTGGTCGGAACTGGTTCGCATGTCAGAAGCGGCGACGCCGCTCGCTTCGCTGATCGATCCGGATCACGCCAGCTTTTCGGCCCCGGCCAATATGCCGCAGGCAATCCGCGACTTCTGCACCCGGACAGGCCAAACGCCGCCGCAGTCGGAAGGGGAAGTGATCCGCTGCGCCTTGGAGAGCCTGGCGATGCGCTACCGCCAAGTCCACACGTGGCTGCAAGAGCTGACCGGCGGCGAGATCAACACCATTCATATCGTCGGCGGCGGAGCGCAGAACGCGCTGCTCAGCCAGTTTGCGGCCGACTCGTGCAAGTGCCGAGTCGTCGCCGGACCGACCGAAGCGACCGCGGTCGGCAACCTGATGACGCAAGCGGTGGCGCTCGGCGATGTCGGCAGCTTGTGGGACAGCCGCGAGGTGGTCCGCAACAGCTTTTCGGTCGCGGAATATCAACCGCGCAACACGACCGCCTGGGACGAAGCGTACGGGCGATTCCTGAACCTACTTAACAAGTAA
- a CDS encoding cation:proton antiporter, producing the protein MQPTTLEQVVLDLIVILTAGAISGALCRRFHISSLVGYLIIGAICGTGGLGLFTSESEVLAHLAEIGALFLLFSIGMEISLDEVQEFAFRLLIGGPIQLFAVSVPAALLIRALGFDWSAAILLGSAIALSSTVLVFRALKESGVQTSVAGVSSISVLIFQDMAIVPLMLMVPLLAGASDKSGLDLAKLGLYSLMFMAIIPISGTIVRSFGVPVLQRLRSRELLVLFALAVLGGMCFLAHELGLPAALGAFAAGLILSGNRLTQQVDALILPFRETFAAVFFISLGGLLNISEAMHDPALILIGLPVILLLKTVGGALALRAVGVRWPVAFCFGLGLSQVGELSFLLLSEGMRLELINDDQYNQMLVLAIATLLLTPAMIKYGIRAVGDHLAEVVKHVKKLKRPPVDVKEAVVIGVGPIAKQVASRFEMLGVAVCFVDMNAVNTYPLEQLGFRTVTGDATKMTTLKQAEVERVQLVLVSVPSDEAAVTIVRSIRKLNKKATIMARCRYLETRGRLTASGADLAFDEESHVASALLSMVDSLDLSPN; encoded by the coding sequence ATGCAACCGACGACCTTAGAGCAAGTCGTGCTCGACCTGATTGTGATTCTGACGGCTGGGGCCATTTCGGGCGCCCTCTGCCGCCGGTTTCACATTTCGTCGCTGGTCGGCTATTTAATCATCGGCGCCATTTGCGGCACCGGCGGGTTGGGGCTGTTCACCAGCGAGAGCGAAGTGCTGGCCCACCTGGCCGAAATCGGGGCGCTGTTCCTGTTGTTTTCGATCGGGATGGAAATCTCGCTCGATGAGGTCCAGGAGTTCGCCTTCCGCCTATTGATCGGGGGGCCGATTCAGTTGTTTGCGGTTTCGGTCCCGGCCGCGCTGTTGATCCGGGCGCTGGGGTTTGATTGGTCAGCGGCGATTCTGTTGGGATCGGCGATCGCCCTCAGTTCGACGGTTCTCGTCTTCCGGGCCCTCAAAGAGTCAGGCGTGCAGACGTCGGTTGCCGGGGTCTCGTCGATCAGCGTCCTGATTTTCCAAGACATGGCGATCGTGCCGCTGATGCTGATGGTGCCGCTGTTGGCCGGGGCGAGCGACAAGTCAGGGCTCGACTTGGCGAAGCTGGGGCTCTATTCGCTGATGTTCATGGCGATCATTCCGATCTCCGGCACGATCGTCCGCAGCTTTGGCGTGCCGGTGTTACAGCGACTGCGGAGTCGCGAACTGTTGGTGCTGTTCGCGCTGGCGGTCTTGGGCGGAATGTGTTTTCTGGCGCATGAGCTTGGTTTGCCGGCGGCGCTGGGCGCCTTTGCAGCTGGGCTGATTTTGTCAGGCAATCGTTTGACGCAGCAAGTCGACGCATTGATCCTGCCGTTTCGCGAAACGTTCGCGGCCGTCTTTTTCATCTCGCTGGGCGGTTTGCTGAATATCTCAGAAGCGATGCATGATCCAGCTCTGATTTTGATCGGCTTGCCGGTGATTTTACTGCTGAAGACGGTCGGCGGCGCACTAGCGCTGCGGGCTGTGGGCGTACGTTGGCCAGTCGCTTTCTGCTTTGGACTGGGATTGTCGCAGGTGGGCGAATTGAGCTTTTTGCTCCTGTCCGAAGGGATGCGTCTCGAGCTGATCAACGATGACCAGTACAACCAGATGCTGGTGCTGGCGATCGCCACGCTGCTGCTGACGCCAGCGATGATTAAGTACGGTATTCGCGCCGTTGGCGACCATCTGGCCGAGGTGGTCAAGCATGTGAAAAAGCTGAAGCGGCCGCCGGTCGATGTGAAAGAGGCGGTCGTGATCGGGGTCGGCCCGATCGCCAAGCAGGTCGCTTCGCGGTTTGAGATGCTCGGGGTCGCCGTCTGCTTTGTCGACATGAACGCGGTAAACACCTATCCGCTGGAGCAACTCGGTTTTCGCACCGTCACCGGCGACGCCACCAAGATGACGACGCTGAAGCAGGCCGAGGTCGAACGGGTGCAGTTGGTCCTGGTCTCGGTCCCCAGCGACGAAGCGGCGGTCACGATTGTCCGCTCGATCCGCAAGCTGAACAAAAAAGCGACCATCATGGCCCGCTGCCGCTATCTGGAAACTCGCGGCCGGCTGACCGCCTCGGGCGCCGATCTGGCGTTCGACGAAGAATCCCACGTCGCCAGCGCGTTGCTCTCGATGGTCGACTCTCTCGACCTGTCGCCGAACTAG